TGGTACCTTACTCCAGGCAAATCTTTAACTCGACCACCTCTAATTAGAACCACAGAGTGTTCTTGTAAATTGTGTCCAATTCCTGGAATATATGCTGTTACTTCAAATCCATTTGAAAGTCTAACACGCGCTACTTTTCTTAAAGCTGAATTAGGCTTTTTGGGAGTTACGGTCATTACACGCGTACAAATTCCTCTTCTTTGAGGACAATTTTGAAGCGCAGGAGATGCGGTCTTCTCCGTTTGACTTTTTCTAGGCTTTCTAATTAACTGATTAATTGTAGGCATTTATCAACGCTCTCCTTTTCTTGAAACTATTAATAAAATGGTAGCAAATATATCACTTATTTTCAAGTTAAACTTCAGAATCGATATTTTCACTAACTTTAATTTTTTTATAAAGACCCATACCAGTTCCAGTAGGAATTAAATGTCCAATTACAACATTTTCTTTTAATCCCCTAAGATCATCTATTTTTCCAGCAATAGAAGCATCTGTTAATACTTTTGTTGTTTCCTGGAAAGAAGCTGCGGAAATAAAAGAATCTATATTAAGAGACGTTTTAGTTACTCCTATAAGAATTGGACTTGCTATTGCTGGCTCACCACCTTGTTCGATTACTTTTCTATTTTGCTCATAAAAAGTGTGCTTATCTACCTTTTGCCCATAAACAAAATTAGTATCACCAACTGCAACAATCTTAACTTTTTTCATCATTTGCTTGATTATCACACCAATATGTTTGTCATTAATGCTAACACCCTGTTTTCGATAAACATCCTGAATTTCTGCCAACAGAAATTCTTGTAAACTAATCCCACCTAAAATTTCAAGCACATCATGAGGATTAATTCTACCATCACAAAGCATATCTCCTGCTTTTACAACATCTCCATCTCTAACCAAAAGATGTTTTCCAGCTGGAATATAATGCTTATGTTCAACCCCATACTCATCTAAAATATTAATAAGCCTTTTACCTTTTTGAATTGATTTAAATTGTACAATTCCGCTTACTTTAGCCATTTCAGTTAAATTCTTAGGAATTCTTGTCTCAAAAAGATCATTAACACGAGGCAATCCCCCTGTAATATCTTGAGTTTTTTCAGAACCTTTAGAAAGTTTCGCAATAATATCTCCTATGTTAATACTCTGGCCATCTTCAACTTGAAGATAAGCATCACCTGGTAATACATAAGATGCAACCTCCATACCACTACTATCAATAATAAAAATTCTAGGATCAAGAGATTCAAAAACATTATCTGTAATTCTTTTTTCAACATTGCCTGTTTCAGTATTTATTTCCTCTTTAAGAGTAGTTCCTAAAATAATATCCTTAAATTTAATTTTACCCTTAACCTCTGCAATAATAGGCTCTGCAAATGGATCAAATGTACCAATAACTTTGCCTGATTCAACATAATCACCAACCTCTATTTCAAGCTTTGTACCCGCTTTCAAGGAAACTTCTTGCTCTTCTGACACTATGAAAAAATTATCGTCTCTTAATTTAACATAACCAATGTAAGAAGAGAGAATCTCTGAGCCCTTTTTATCAATAAACAAAGGAATTCCTTTTATTACTCTTTGAGAATCTAAAACTTTAATCTCTTTTATGTTCTTAATTTTTTCCTCATAAAAAACATTGATTATTTTTAAAGTTCCTTTTCTTGTGAAAAGAATTCCATTATCAACTCTAACATTAAAACCTTCTATGCCATTAAGTATGAAGGCATTCTTTAAAGATATTTTATCATCCTCACTGCCAGCCTGAGCAACTCCACCAATATGAAAAGTTCTCATGGTTAATTGAGTACCCGGTTGACCTATGGACTGAGCAGCAATTATTCCCACAGCCTCCCCAATATTAACAGGTTTGTTCTTAGAAAAGTCTCTACCATAACATTTTTGACAAACGCCATGCTCAGCTTCACACGTTAAAACAGATCTAATAACAAGTTTTTCAATACCAATTTTCTCTAATAATTCTATTTTAGCTTCTGAGATTTCTTCATTTGCATCTAAAACAATCTCGCCAGTAATTGGATTTTTTATTCTTTCAATAGAATAACTCCCAACAGCTTTTTCTTTCAAAGATTCTAATATTTCTTCACCATTTTTTACAGTCTCAACTTTTATTCCATTTATAGTTCCACAATCCTCTATTCTAACAACAACATCTTGAGCAATGTCTACTAATCTTCGAGTTAAATATCCAGCATCAGCGGTCTTAAGAGCAGTATCTGCTAGACCTTTTCTTGCTCCATTTGTAGATATAAAAAACTCTATCACAGAAAGACCTTCTTTAAAGTTAGAAATAATTGGAAGCTCAATAATATCCCCAGAAGTTTTTGCCATCAATCCTCTCATACCAGCAAGCTGTCTTATTTGATTCCTACTACCCCTAGCACCAGAATCTGCCATCATATATATAACATTAAATCCATCTCTATCTTTCTTTAAAATTTCCATCATCTTATTAGTAAGTTCTTCATTGGTCTTTAACCAAACAGAAACTACATTGTTATAACGCTCTTCGCCAGTAATAACACCTTTAGCATAATCATTTTGAATCTTAGCAATCTCTTTATTGGCCCTTTCTACATAAGTTCTTTTTTCATCAGGAACAATAATATCGCTCATACTAATTGTGCATCCAAACTTAGTGGCATACCTAAAACCAAGTTCCTTGATGATGTCAAGCATTTCAATTACGATAGAAGAACCATGAACTACATAAACTTTTGATATTAAAATTTGTAGCTCCAAATCACTAAGGGTTTTATTTACAAATTCAATTCCCTTGGGCAAAGCCTCATTAAATATAACCCTACCGGCCGTAGTTTTTTTGTACTCACCATGAATTTTTACATAAATAGAAGCATTGTAATCCAGACTCCTATTATTTATGGCAAGAATAACATTGTTAAAGTTTAAAAACTTTTTACCTTCTCCAACAACATTCTTTTTTTCCATAGTTAAATAATATAGGCCCAAAACAATATCTTGGGATGGAAAAACAATAGGATGCCCATTGGCAGGATTTAAAAGATTATTTGTTGAAAGCATTAAAGCCCAACTTTCAGCTTGTGCTGCCGGAGTAAGAGGCACATGTACCGCCATTTGATCACCATCAAAATCGGCATTGTATGCATGACAAACAAGAGGATGTAATTTTATTGCCTTACCCTCAACTAACACAGGTTCAAAAGCTTGAATTCCAAGTCTATGAAGAGTGGGTGCCCTATTTAAAAGAATAGGATGCTCTTTGATAACAAGATCTAAAATTTGCCACACCTCATCTACTTCTTGCTCTATTAAATTCTTTGCTCTTTTGATATTAAAAACAGCTTCACTCTCAATCAGTCTTCTTATCACAAAAGGCTTAAAAAGCTCAAGGGCCATTTTTGCAGGCAATCCACATTGATGTAGCTTAAGCTCAGGTCCAACAACAATAACAGAACGACCAGAATAATCTACTCTTTTACCAAGAAGATTTTGCCTAAACCTTCCCTGCTTACCTTTTAATGCATCGGAAAGCGACTTGAGAGGCCTACTAGATGAACCTTTGACAACCTTTCTTTTATGAGAATTGTCAAAAAGAGAGTCTACTGATTCTTGAAGCATTCTTTTTTCGTTTCTCACAATAATCTCTGGCGCATTAAGAAGAAGCAACTTTCTTAAACGATTATTTCTATTTATGACTCTTCTATAAAGATCATTAAGATCAGATGTTGCAAAGCGCCCCCCATCAAGCTGAACCATTGGCCTAATCTCTGGGGGAATAACAGGAAGAACTTCCATAATCATCCACTCTGGCTTATTGCCAGAAATTTTAAAATTCTCAATAATTTCAAGACGTCTTAAGAGTTTCTTATCAGTTTTATCATCTTTATCTATCATTTGAATTCTAAGCTTAGACGAAAGCTCATCAAGATCAAGATTTTCAAGAAGAGTTTTAATAGCCTCAGCCCCCATTGAAGCATTAAAAGACATACCATATCGCTCTCTAGCTTCTATGTACTCATCTTCATTTAAAAGCTGCATTTTTTTAAGATCAGTATCGCCCGGTTCAATTACTACATATTTTTCATAATAAAGAATAGAATTCAAACTAGATGCTGTAATATCAAGCAAAAGCCCAATCCTAGAGGGTATATATTTGTAATACCAAATATGAGCAACTGGGGCTGCTAGCTCAATATGCCCCATTCTTTCACGTCTAACCTTAAAATGGGTAACCTCTACATTACAACGATCACAAATAATACCTTTATATCTGACCGATTTAAATTTACCACAATAACATTCCCATTCCTTTGTAGTACCAAAAATCCTTTCACAAAAAAGCCCATCTTTTTCGGGTCTTAAAGTTCTATAATTAATAGTTTCGGACTTTTTAACCTCTCCATAAGACCAATTTCTAATTTGATCGGGAGACGCTATTTTAATTTTTATTCTTTCAAAATCTTTTATCTCTTTCATAAAAACTCCAAAAACCTAGCTTTTATTAATCAATTCTTCTTCTTTTTCTGTCAAAGGAACCTGATTCCCAGCATCATCATAAATTGACAAATCAAGTCCAAGCCCTCTAAGCTCTTGCATTAGCACATTAAAAGACTCAGGAATCCCTGATACATTAGTAGGAACGCCTTTTACTATATTTTCATATATTTTAACTCTGCCTGACATATCATCAGATTTAACTGTTAAAAGTTCTTGAAGGGTGTGCGCCGCACCATAAGCTTCAAGAGCCCAAACCTCCATTTCTCCAAGTCTTTGCCCACCAAATTGAGCCTTTCCTCCAAGAGGTTGCTGAGAAACAAGAGAATATGGGCCTGTTGATCTTGCGTGCATTTTATCATCAACAAGATGGTGTAGTTTAAGCATGTAAATCACCCCAACCATTACTTCATTTTCGAACGGCTCTCCTGTATAACCATCATATAAAATTTCTTTAGAAGTTGGATTAAATCCAGCAGTTTTTAATTTTTCCTGAATTTGTTCATTTGTAGCAGATTCAAAAACAGGAACATTATAAGATTCACCAAGATATTTACCAGCAAGGCCTAATTGAGATTCCATTAACTGTCCGATATTCATTCTAGATGGAACTCCCAAAGGATTTAAGCATATATCAAGAGGGGTTCCGTCTGCAAGATAAGGCATATCTTCAACAGGAAGAATCTTTGCAACAACACCCTTATTACCATGTCGTCCAGCCATTTTATCGCCCTCTTTAAGCTTCCTTTTTTTGGCAACATAAACTTTAAGTATCTCCTCAACTCCAGGAGAAAGATTACCAACATCCTCTTTGGTAATCCTTTGAACATCAATAACTGTACCTTCAGTACCATGAGGAACTTTTAATGAATTATTTTTAACATCTTTTGCTTTTTCTCCAAAAATGGAAGTTAACAGTCTAAATTCAGGAGTAATGTCTCCTTCTGACTTTGGAGTAACTTTACCAACCAGAATATCACCGGGCTTTACATAAGTTCCTATCCGTATAATCCCATTTTCATCCAATTTATTTAATATCTTTTCACTAACATTAGGTATATCTCCTGTAACTTTCTCAGGACCAAGTTTAGTTTCTCTTACCTCTATGCTAAATTCTTTGATATGAATAGATGTATAAAGATCTTCCTTTACAATTCTATCAGAAATTAATATAGCATCCTCATAATTAAATCCATTCCAAGGAATAACTCCTAGCAATAAATTATTACCAAGAGCAAGTTCTCCATATCTAGTAGCAGGACCGTCAGCTATTATCTCGCCCCTTTCAACTTTTTGACCCTCTTTAACTAAAACGGATTGATTAAAACAAGTGTCTTGATTTGTCCTTTCATACTTAACAATATGATATTCATCTAAATCTTTAGCATTCTCTGCCTCAAAAGGTTTAACAACTATCTTACTACTTGTTGCAAGAATAACTTCCCCACTTCTTTTAGCCTTAACAACTACTCCTGAATCCTTTGCAACAACGCTTTCCATACCCGTACCAACAATAGGAGGCTTAGGGAAAAGCAAAGGTACTGCTTGTCTTTGCATATTAGAACCCATAAGAGCTCGATTTGCATCATTGTGCTCAAGAAAAGGAATTAACGCCGAAGATACTGAAATTAGCTGCCTAGGAGAAACGTCCATATAGTCTATATTTGTGGGACTTGTTGTAGTATAATCACCAGAAATTCTAACAGAAACTAAATCTTCAAGATACTTTCCATTAGAATTAAAAGCAGCATTAGCCTGAGCAATACACTTTTTCTCTTCGTCAATAGCAGATAAATATTCTAATTGGTCCGTCACCACTCCATTAACAACTTTCCTATAAGGAGTTTCTAAAAAACCATAATCATTAACTCTAGAATAAGTAGCCAAAGAAACAATAAGTCCAATATTTGGCCCTTCAGGGGTTTCAATAGGACACATTCTACCATAATGAGTATAATGCACATCTCTTACTTCAAATCCTGCCCTATCTCTTGAAAGTCCTCCTGGTCCAAGAGCATTAAGACGCCTTTTGTGAGTAAGCTCAGCCAAAGGATTGACCTGATCCATAAACTGTGAAAGCTGACTGGTTGCAAAAAATTCTTTAACAGCAGATACAATAGGCTTAACGCTTATTAATTCTTGAGGCTTTAGATTAAAAACTTCCTTGTTAGACATTCTATCTTTAGCAATTTTTTCAACTCTTGACATCGCGCCTTTATATATATTAGTAAGAAGCTCACCAACAGAACGAACCCTTCTATTTCCTAAATGGTCAATATCATCAAGAATATCATGGCCTTCATATATTCTTAAAAGATGAGATATGGTGTTAACAATATCATCCATAGTTAAAACCGATGTAGTTAAATCATCAAATCCAAATTTTTTAGAAAGTTTATACCGCCCCACACGTCCAAGATCATATCTTCTTTCAGAAAAGAATATGGTTTTTAAATCGTTTTCAGCATTATCAATTGATATTGGCTCACCGGGAAAAAGAGAACCATAAACAGCTAGCATAACTGATTCTTTTGGAAGCTCTTTAGAGCCATCCTTTAAAGCAAAGAAAGCATCCTCTTTTTCAAGACAATTTAGAATAACATTCGAACTTACAAAGCGCTTTCCAGAAATATCATTATAACCATCAAAATCAACAAGCTCTATTTCATTTACTCCATTTTGTAAAAAATCTTCAACATCTTGCAGAGTAATTTTATCTCCTGCACGATAATACATATTCTCTCTTATGTTAATACTCTTAGCTAAATATTGCCCTGGAAGATCTCTTTTTGTACCGTCTTCAACTTTAATTTTTTTAATATTGTAAAAAGTTTCTATTATTTTTTCTCTCGTATCAAACCCTAAAGCTCTTAAAAAAAGAGTTATAAGTATTCTTTTTTTTCTATCTATTTTTACATAAAGATAATCTTTTTTTGAATCAATCTCAAATTCTAACCAAGAACCACGATAAGGAATTATTCTAGCAGAATACAAATCTTTTTCTTTATAAAAAACAACTCCTGGGGATCTGTGAATCTGAGAAACAACAACCCTCTCAGCCCCATTAATAATAAAAGTGCCTCTTTCTGTCATTAAAGGAATAGTTCCCATGTATACGTCTTTTTGCCTTATTTCCCCAGTAGTCAAAAATTGCAAATTCAATCTTACTTTTAAAACAGCCTCATAACTTTGACCCTTTCTTTTACATTCTTTTTCTGTAAAATTAAGGGCATCGTTTTCTATATAGTATCTTTCATACTCAAGAGCAACATCACCATTTCCACTTTTAATGGGAAATATATTTCTAAAAACAGACTCAAGGCCCTCATTAAGTAAAGGTTTTTTACTTTTTAATTTATCAAGTTGTAAAAATTTTTCATAAGAATTTAATTGTATTTCTATCAGGTTAGGTAGGTCTAAAATCTCATCAGCTCTTCCTTGTCCCAGATGAACTCTTTTTATCATTAAAAGACTCCTTTTTTAAGACATAACAAGCCGCACATCATAACGACATGCGGAATAACAACTTTGATATATTTTTAATTTTTTATTTAACTTCAACTTTTGCGCCAACTGCCTCAAGTTTCTTTTTTAATTCTTCAGCATCTGACTTAGAAAGACCTTCTTTAATAGCTTTAGGAGCGGCTTCAACTAACGCCTTAGCTTCTCCAAGACCAAGTCCTGTAATAGCTCTAACTTCTTTTATAACATTTATCTTGCTATCACCAAAAGACATAAGAATTACATCAAATTCGGTTTGTTCTTCAGAATCAGCCGAACCTACTGAAACAGCTCCCCCTACACCAGCAGCAACAGCGGCAGTTACTCCAAACTTTTCCTCAATAGCTGTTACAAGGTCAACAACTTCCATAGTTTTTGCACCTTCAAGCCAGGTTAAAATATCTTCTTTATTTAGTGCCATATTAACTCCTTATATATTTTCATTTCACAGTGATAGCATGCACTCAAAAATTAAGACTAACACTGTCATGTTAATTTTTAACATCAGCCAAAGCTTTCAATGTTCTTGCAAGCTTAGAAACTGGCGCTTTTAACACGCTAGCAAATAAAGAAATAGACTCTTTTTTGGTAGGAAGCTTGCTGTAAGCTTGAACCTTAGCCTCATCATAAAACTCTCCTAATACAAAACCGCCCTTTACTTTTAAAGTACTACTTTTTACAAAATCATAAAAAATTTTTGCTATTACATTAGCTTCTTCTAATGCAGTAACAACAACTGTAGGGCCAACCAAACAAGAATCAACAACATTAATATTCTTTTCTTTTAAAACCATCTTCATTATATTGTTTTTAACAACTTTTAATGATCCATGTTCGCCTTCTATTTTATTGCGAAGTTCTGTTAACTGAGCTACATTTAAACCTCTATAATCTAAGAAAAAAAGATTTTGTTTGCTATCTATAAACTGTTTTAATAAATCAAACATTTCCAACTTTTTAGCATTTATCTTTGCGCTCATAATGTTACCTCCAAACAAAATTAACTTTTATAGAAGGCCCCATAGTAGATGAAATATAAATACTATCTATAAAAGCTCCCTTTAAGTCACTCGGTCTTTTTTTAACAACTTCCTTGACAAATTCCTCATAATTTTCTTTTATCTTTTCATTGTCCATAGAAGATTTACCAAAAGAAAAGCTTATTACACCATTTTTATTTGCCCTAAATTCTGTTCGACCCTTTTTAAGACTGTTGATTGCATCTTTAAGATTATTTGTGACTGTTTGAGTCTTTGGATTGGGCATTAAACCCCTTTTCCCTAAAATAGGACCAAGTCTTCCAACATCTTTCATCATATCAGGAGTTGCAACAACAACATCAAATTCATCCCAACCGCTTTTAATCTTATTTATAAGATCATCATCGCCAACATAAGTTGCACCAAAAGCTCTAGCTTCATCTGCTCGATCACCTTTTGCAAAAACAAGTATTCTTTTTGGCTTCATAAACTGATTTGGCAAAACTATAGTGTCTCTAACAGTATGATTTTTTTTTAAATTAAGGTTAATAGATATATCTATAGTTTCATCAAATTTGGCAAATTTAATTTCTTTCAACAGCAAAATTGCATCTTCAATGTTATAAAATTTATTCTTATCCACTTTAGAAAAAGCTTCAATATATTTTTTACCCTTTTTTGACATTATTTCTCCACCTCAACACCCATTGAACGTGCACTTCCTGCAATAATTTTAAACGCTGCTGATTCTGACTTTGCATTTAAATCAGACATTTTAATTCTTGCTATCTCCATCAACTTTTCTTTTGATATGGTTCCAACTTTATCTGTATTAGATTTCTTAGATCCTGATTCTATCCCAATAGCTTTTTTAATTAAAATCGAAGCTGGGGGAGTCTTTACAATAAAAGAAAAACTTTTATCACTATAAACAGTAATAATAACAGGAACCACAATGCCGGGATCCATCTTTGCGGTTCTCTCATTAAATTCCTTTACAAACTGAGGACCACTAACTCCATGAGGTCCAAGCGCTTGCCCTATTTTAGCTCCTGGAGCCGCTTGAGCAGCTGGAACCTGCAATTTAATCCAAGAAATTGCTTTTTTTTTTGCCATATAATCTCCTTATGGTAGTAACGCCTTCAAAGCTCCCATTAGTATTAAATTTTAAATCTTTTCTATATGTTGGAAATCAACTTCAACAGGCGTTGATCTTCCAAAAATTTGAACTGCAACTTTTAATTTCTTTCTTTCATAATCAATAGAACTAATAAGTCCTTCAAAGGAGTCAAAAGGTCCGCCTTTAATTCTAACTCTTTCTCCTTCTTCAAAGTCATAAAGCATAAAAATAGATTTATTTGCTTTAATCTCACCAGTAAGCATAAAAACACTTTTTACTTCTTCATCATTAATAGGAATAGGCCTTTGCCCCTTACTAACACCAACAAAATTAATAACGCCTTGAACTTTGATAATATTAGCAATAATATCTTTCCAGCCTACTTCTGGAAGATCTAGCTCAATAAGAATATAGCCTGGCCAAATTTTTCTCTCCCTTATTCTTTTCTTGCCATTTCTTATCTCTTCTACTTTTTCAATAGGAGCCTTAACATCTAATACCACACCGCCAAAAACACCTTCATTTATTAAAAGCCTTATGTCCTGCTCTATCTTTTTCTCATATTGAGAATAAGTTTGAACTACATACCAAGCTCTAGACATAATTTACCCTTCTTATAATAAAACTAAAATACATAAGTTACAACAAGAAACATAAGATAATCGACTATACCCAAGAAAATTGAAACAAATAATACCAGCCAAAAAACTTGCTTTCCATTTCCAACAACTTCATTATACTTAGGCCACGTTACCTTCTTAAGCTCTAAGATACTATCTTTGATAAACCTAAACACTTTAAAGCCTCACTTTAATTCTAACAACAGGTCAGGAGGGATTCGAACCCCCAGCATACAGTTTTGGAGACTGTCGTTCTACCGTTGGAACTACTGACCTATTATTTATTATTTTATTTTTCCTTCTTTATGAAGAGTGTGTTTTCGTAATTTTGGACAATATTTCATCAATTCTAACTTTTCTTGCTTATTGCGTCTATTCTTAGTAGTGGTATAATTTCTAATTCCTGTTTCTTCACAAATCAAAGATATAAGCTCAACAGCTCCTTTGCCCTTCTTTTTACCCATATAACAAAACTCCTAACTACCAATAAAAGCCCTCAATCGGACTTGAACCGACGACCCCCACCTTACCATGGTGGTGCTCTACCAACTGAGCTATAAGGGCACTAATTCCCTATAAAACTCTTTATTATCTTAGTTGATTGTTTAGAAAAAAACAAGTACTAAATTTAATTTTCTTACTTTATTACAACAAGTTTTCCATCTTGCAGAAGTTTAATGTTGTTACTATTTGAAAACAACTTATTAATAGAATACTCATCAAGTATAATATCTGTATTATTTTTACCATAAATACTTTTGGCAACCAATTTTAAAGGACGATGTCCAACCCTATTTTTATTATTATAAAGAACATCGTTGCTATACTCAAGCATTCCCCATTTTTTCAAAGCCTCTGAAGAAACCATTCTCTTATCAAAATATGGCCTAATGTTTTCATCATAAATTTTGATAAAAAAAGAGTCTTCTAATTTTTTAGAACCAGAAGTATTATTGTAGACTTCGCCTACATAAATCACAATTCCTGTATAATCGGTTTTATCAACATCAGAATTTACTAATGGATAAAAAGCTTTATAAGGAGTTTCATGTGAAAAAAATAAATTTATAAAATCGGGGAAAAGACTAAGCTCATACCTAACAGTAAGACTTCTTAAATCTTCTGAATATTTTATATAAGACCTTTTCAAAATACTATTAGGACCTGAAAAATTAAGTATCAAGCTGGGATTCAGGTCAAAATAATTCTTAAAAGTATTTTCAGAATCCATAATTATCTTAAAAAGAGATTCTCTTATTAACGTGTCTTTAAAATCATTAATGGTTGCTATTAATTTAGACGCTGTATTTAAACCCACTGGTCTAAATTCATTTTCATTAATTTCCTTAACAATGTCAAAACAAATAACCTTCCTATCCCAATCGATTATTCTGTGCACACTTGTCTCAGCAGCTTCATCCTTTATTATGGAAACATTAGAATAAAGTAGAAATAAATAACTAAAAAGAAACTTAAGAAAATGCATTATCTCCTTCCTATTATTTTTTACCTAAATACACGCCTATCCAAGTCCAGCCATTATTAATTTCTGGATCTTTAGGATAAACAATTCTTTTAAAAACAAAATACCATTCATGAATATGGTCCCAGCCCCTTGACTCAAGATAAGATATATCGTCACTAGAATCTGCCTCAAGATGCTTTGCAAATTGTATTCCGTTTTTTCTTCTCCCCCCAAGCCTAATCATAGTGGTTAAAAAGCTATTAGTATTAATGGAATTACTCTTTCCACCCTTTTGATCCCAGCTTTGAATAAAAAAATTATTCTTATCTCTTATATTAAGCAATTTAGAAGTATTACCAGAAAGAACAAAATTTTTAACATCCTGGATTAAATCTCCTAAATTTCTATAAACAACAAACTCTGGATTATTAAAGTAATTAATTTTTGTAACAACATTAAAATAGTCTCTAGAATCTATTTTTAAATGTGCCCTTGGAATTGAAAGAAATTTTTTATAATAAAAATAAGATTCATCGTAATCTTGAACATCTTCCAAACTTAGCGCAAGATTATAAAAATAATTACCCTTTTCCTCATTATTTAAATTATCAATCCCCATATTTAATATAAATTTGTAATAATTGATTTTATCGATTGAATCAATATTTAAATTGACAATCTTTTTAGCAACCCTTGTTTTCATTGAATGGTTTTCATAAACATAATCATCAAAATTATCAACAACACGCTTGTAAATATTAAAAGCTACAAAATCTTCTCCCATGGAATCATAAATATTGCCCATTAAATAAAGATACAAAGGATAATATTCTCTAGATTCATCATCAATAATTCCATTATTTACAATTTCTAAAGCATCTTCATAATTTTTATTTGCAATATATATGTTAACAACTCTATCAATAATAAGAAATTTATCTAATCTATTTTTATTAGAAGATTTTAAAAGATGTGTAAGATTTTGAATCTCGCTTTGCTTTTGGTTGCAAGAAGTAAATAAAAACAAAATCAAAATAAATTTAGCAATTTTGACCAATAGATTCATAAGAGTATTTTACAATATAAACTACACATAATAAAATGCACACCTCAATTTAAAAAGTTGTCAAAATTTTTATAAATACTAACTTAACATCACCACATTTTACATTAACACCAATGTAAAAATATTAAAACAACAAAACTAAAGCCTAAATTTAAAATTTAGCATAAAACTCCAATATAAAAAAATAGTAAAAATCATTTCATAACTGACAATTATGACCACAAAAACGTTGAAAAATAATCTTATAATGACCTATAATAAATGTTAATTTAATACCTATTTAAAAAGCAATCGTCTAAAATTAAACACTTTATTAAAGGAATACAAAACTCACAAAACATGAAAAAAGAATTCATTATGCTTTTACTGTTATTGCAAACAATAATGAATTTAAACTCAATAAATACTAATACAAGTACTTCAATAGTAAAAGAATTGCAAAAAAATTTATATATTTTCAATAGCAAAGAATATCAAAAAGATAAAGACACTTTAAATGAATTTATAAATTCAATAAATATAAATGACAAAGAAATCTTACA
The window above is part of the Borreliella burgdorferi B31 genome. Proteins encoded here:
- the nusG gene encoding transcription termination/antitermination protein NusG; its protein translation is MSRAWYVVQTYSQYEKKIEQDIRLLINEGVFGGVVLDVKAPIEKVEEIRNGKKRIRERKIWPGYILIELDLPEVGWKDIIANIIKVQGVINFVGVSKGQRPIPINDEEVKSVFMLTGEIKANKSIFMLYDFEEGERVRIKGGPFDSFEGLISSIDYERKKLKVAVQIFGRSTPVEVDFQHIEKI
- the rpmG gene encoding 50S ribosomal protein L33, yielding MGKKKGKGAVELISLICEETGIRNYTTTKNRRNKQEKLELMKYCPKLRKHTLHKEGKIK
- the secE gene encoding preprotein translocase subunit SecE, which translates into the protein MFRFIKDSILELKKVTWPKYNEVVGNGKQVFWLVLFVSIFLGIVDYLMFLVVTYVF
- a CDS encoding tetratricopeptide repeat protein, which encodes MNLLVKIAKFILILFLFTSCNQKQSEIQNLTHLLKSSNKNRLDKFLIIDRVVNIYIANKNYEDALEIVNNGIIDDESREYYPLYLYLMGNIYDSMGEDFVAFNIYKRVVDNFDDYVYENHSMKTRVAKKIVNLNIDSIDKINYYKFILNMGIDNLNNEEKGNYFYNLALSLEDVQDYDESYFYYKKFLSIPRAHLKIDSRDYFNVVTKINYFNNPEFVVYRNLGDLIQDVKNFVLSGNTSKLLNIRDKNNFFIQSWDQKGGKSNSINTNSFLTTMIRLGGRRKNGIQFAKHLEADSSDDISYLESRGWDHIHEWYFVFKRIVYPKDPEINNGWTWIGVYLGKK